One Manihot esculenta cultivar AM560-2 chromosome 6, M.esculenta_v8, whole genome shotgun sequence DNA segment encodes these proteins:
- the LOC110616568 gene encoding uncharacterized protein LOC110616568: METPKDRCNPSEENNVAVSVQIAPSVSSNGNNDPSENIPQGHQSEPNADNENNRSSDALAKGLSTMLASIIRDFDSKAQDTLKSQDHLNCAIDRLTRELDQLLEDAPLPFIMQHAAKISGVRKRVSSLNSLLKSIQRRVDNIDLILSVGSLQGKDS; this comes from the exons ATGGAAACCCCAAAAGACCGCTGCAATCCCAGCGAAGAAAACAACGTTGCTGTTTCTGTTCAAATTGCCCCTTCAGTTTCCTCTAATGGAAATAACGATCCCAGTGAAAACATCCCTCAAGGACACCAATCTGAGCCCAATGCCGACAATGAAAACAACAGGAGCAGCGATGCGTTGGCTAAGGGTTTATCTACGATGCTTGCCAGTATTATCAGGGACTTCGATTCTAAAGCTCAGGACACTCTCAAAAGTCAAGACCACCTTAATTGCGCTATAGATCGTCTTACTAGAG AGCTTGATCAATTGTTAGAAGATGCGCCCTTGCCGTTCATTATGCAGCATGCTGCAAAGATTTCAGGAGTTAGAAAGAGAGTTTCGTCATTGAACTCTCTTCTAAAATCTATACAGCGCCGTGTTGATAATATTGATCTGATTCTATCTGTGGGCTCACTACAAG GGAAGGACAGTTGA